The Drosophila teissieri strain GT53w chromosome X, Prin_Dtei_1.1, whole genome shotgun sequence genome has a segment encoding these proteins:
- the LOC122624293 gene encoding chronophin produces MAKPQHILQLSEEQRSSFVDSFDRVLSDIDGVLWTLEHSVPRAADGYTALQRIGKQLTFVTNNSVRTVEQCVQKFAKIGLQVQPEKIWHPAQSVVSYLQSIQFQGLIYIIASQQFKAVLREAGFQLLDGPNEFIEESYASLAQHIFGREPVRAVIIDVDFNLTSPKLLRAHLYLRHPDCLLIEGATDRLLPVAKGVNIIGPGAFASILVEASGKPAITLGKPGRELGELIVEQCKIDQPSRVLMIGDMLAQDVGFGRQCGFQTLLVLSGGCTKEQLLAETDPQLIPDYYADSVADVAQLLGEAPKSRV; encoded by the exons ATG GCCAAACCGCAGCACATTTTGCAGCTGAGTGAGGAGCAGCGGAGCAGCTTCGTCGACTCCTTCGACCGGGTGCTCAGCGACATCGATGGCGTCCTGTGGACCTTGGAGCACAGTGTGCCGCGTGCCGCCGACGGATACACTGCCCTCCAGCGGATCGGCAAGCAGCTGACCTTCGTGACCAACAACAGTGTGCGCACGGTGGAGCAGTGCGTCCAGAAGTTCGCCAAGATCGGCTTGCAGGTGCAGCCGGAGAAGATTTGGCATCCGGCCCAGTCCGTCGTCAGCTATCTGCAGAGCATCCAGTTCCAGGGCCTCATCTACATCATCGCCAGCCAGCAGTTCAAGGCGGTGTTGCGCGAGGCGGGATTCCAGCTCCTGGACGGG CCCAACGAATTCATCGAGGAGAGCTACGCGAGCCTGGCCCAGCACATCTTTGGCAGGGAGCCGGTGCGCGCCGTCATCATCGACGTGGACTTCAACCTGACCTCCCCCAAGCTGCTGCGCGCCCATCTGTACCTGCGCCATCCGGACTGCCTGCTCATCGAAGGCGCCACCGATCGCCTGCTGCCGGTGGCCAAGGGGGTGAACATCATCGGTCCGGGTGCATTCGCCTCCATCCTGGTGGAGGCCAGTGGCAAGCCGGCCATTACGCTGGGCAAACCTGGCCGCGAGTTGGGTGAGCTGATTGTGGAGCAGTGCAAGATCGATCAGCCCAGTCGGGTGCTCATGATCGGCGACATGCTGGCCCAGGATGTGGGCTTTGGGCGGCAGTGCGGCTTCCAAACGCTGCTGGTGCTTAGCGGCGGATGCaccaaggagcagctgctggcggAAACGGATCCGCAGCTCATACCGGACTACTATGCGGACTCCGTGGCCGACGTGGCCCAGCTGCTGGGTGAGGCGCCCAAGTCGCGTGTCTAG
- the LOC122624222 gene encoding BLOC-1-related complex subunit 5 has protein sequence MGAEHSQQRAEADGHEIFDGRQPPGAATGALGDGSSMMLAATAAANKRRGVGHRQQTTGGAGGTLVGPGAGVGPASIVIASKQIIAEAASPGGSELSRPPSPPLSVCSDLPYVSYTDRPIGDSPKIRSKPAHMLQQSSASRAAARKSHPSGLTSAVKPKRPQSTASSHNIVIVRPGAIDAGEDVDLDLARLRNIPQFLPVLRESITSATNTRDAEILERLNSQHLVNICARMQTHLNLCASYVASEQNHLVERTKVVSNSITTLFAGFVDMQKTYASYAEQFAKIRSISHQLSRCNSLLHENIASLEAINNFLDDDDRLEPFVWRTDDNKLRGEAEGATGGNSSRLWRL, from the coding sequence ATGGGCGCCGAGCATTCGCAGCAGCGGGCTGAGGCCGATGGCCACGAGATCTTCGACGGACGCCAGCCACCAGGAGCGGCCACTGGAGCCCTCGGCGATGGAAGCTCCATGATGCTGGCGGCCACGGCGGCGGCCAACAAACGACGTGGTGTTGGTCACCGCCAGCAGACGactggaggagcaggcggcACATTGGTGGGACCAGGAGCTGGAGTGGGTCCAGCTAGCATTGTGATAGCTAGCAAGCAGATCATAGCCGAGGCCGCTTCGCCCGGCGGCTCCGAACTGAGCAGACCGCCTTCGCCGCCGCTGAGCGTCTGCTCCGACCTTCCATATGTGTCCTATACGGATCGGCCTATCGGCGATTCGCCCAAAATACGCAGCAAGCCGGCGCACATGCTCCAGCAGAGCAGCGCCAGCCGGGCGGCGGCCAGAAAGTCACATCCGAGCGGACTCACCAGCGCCGTGAAACCAAAGCGACCCCAGTCCACGGCATCCAGTCATAATATTGTGATTGTGCGTCCCGGTGCCATCGATGCTGGCGAGGATGTGGACCTAGACCTGGCACGCCTGCGCAATATACCGCAGTTTCTGCCCGTGCTCCGTGAGTCCATCACGTCGGCGACCAATACACGAGATGCGGAGATTCTGGAGCGGCTGAATTCACAGCATCTGGTCAACATATGTGCCCGCATGCAAACACATCTGAATCTGTGCGCCAGCTATGTGGCCAGCGAACAGAATCACCTCGTTGAACGCACCAAGGTGGTGAGCAACTCCATCACCACCCTCTTTGCCGGATTCGTGGACATGCAAAAGACGTACGCCTCGTACGCCGAGCAATTCGCCAAGATCCGGAGCATATCCCATCAGCTGAGCAGGTGCAATTCGCTGCTGCACGAGAACATTGCCAGCCTGGAGGCGATCAATAACTTCCTGGACGACGATGACCGACTGGAGCCCTTCGTCTGGCGCACCGATGACAACAAGCTGCGCGGTGAGGCTGAGGGCGCCACCGGGGGCAACAGCAGTCGTCTGTGGCGGCTGTAG
- the LOC122624133 gene encoding AH receptor-interacting protein encodes MQSRSKSDMKPIRKEILNPGNAYIELTPGTRVKFHFQTRRAGDSRIIDDSRKMEKPMELVLGKKFKLEVWELIVQQMSLNEVAKFTVHKSLCSQYPFISKTLRDIGKKPEERRHCCGMTLQNEGIGYTDLDELLQNPAELEFIIELISIELPEQYEKERWQMSDDEKMLATSTLRERGNNFYKASRFTEAETCYREAVGIVEQLMLKEKPHDEEWQELAAIKTPLLLNYAQCRLIAGDFYAVIEHCNEVLTLDPRNVKALFRRAKAHAGAWNPAQARRDFLDALALDASLKSTVSKELKSIEDQQQARNVQDRIHMQKLF; translated from the exons ATGCAGTCACGCAGCAAGTCCGATATGAAGCCCATTCGAAAGGAGATTCTTAATCCGGGCAACGCTTACATCGAGCTAACCCCGGGCACCAGG GTGAAGTTCCACTTCCAAACGCGAAGGGCCGGAGACAGTCGCATCATCGATGACAGCCGCAAGATGGAGAAGCCCATGGAACTGGTCCTGGGGAAGAAGTTTAAGCTGGAGGTCTGGGAGCTGATTGTGCAGCAGATGTCCCTTAACGAAGTGGCCAAGTTCACGGTGCATAAATCG CTCTGCTCTCAATATCCGTTCATATCGAAGACCCTGCGGGACATTGGCAAGAAACCAGAGGAGAGACGTCACTGCTGCGGAATGACGTTGCAGAACGAGGGCATTGGGTACACCGACCTGGACGAGTTGCTGCAAAATCCTGCCGAACTAGAGTTTATCATTGAACTGATCTCCATTGAGCTGCCCGAGCAGTACGAAAAGGAGCGCTGGCAGATGTCCGACGATGAGAAGATGCTGGCCACCAGTACACTCCGCGAACGGGGAAACAACTTCTACAAGGCCAGCCGGTTCACTGAGGCAGAGACCTGCTACCGCGAGGCCGTCGGCATTGTGGAGCAGCTGATGCTGAAGGAGAAGCCGCACGACGAGGAGTGGCAGGAGCTGGCGGCCATCAAGACACCGCTGTTGTTAAACTACGCGCAATGCCGGTTGATCGCCGGTGACTTCTACGCTGTGATTGAGCACTGCAACGAGGTGCTCACCCTGGATCCGCGCAATGTGAAGGCACTTTTTCGGCGTGCCAAGGCCCATGCGGGTGCCTGGAATCCAGCTCAGGCACGTCGCGACTTCCTCGACGCTTTGGCCCTGGACGCCAGTCTGAAGTCGACTGTTTCTAAAGAGCTTAAGTCCATCGAGGACCAGCAGCAGGCCCGTAACGTCCAGGATCGCATTCACATGCAGAAGCTCTTCTAG
- the LOC122624685 gene encoding 4-nitrophenylphosphatase, producing MSSIKYLKNMTKKEREEFIDSFDLVFCDCDGVVWYPLRDFIPGSADALAHLAQLGKDVTFVTNNSISSLREHIEKFEKQGHLKIDEHQVVHPAQTICDHLSSINFEGLIYCMATPPFKEVLVNAGFRLTEESGPGIITSLKDLHEAIFSGEAVDAVIIDVDFNLSAAKLMRAHVQLQNPQCLFLAGAADALIPFGKGEIIGPGAFIDVVTQAVGRRPIALGKPGEDLRKLLLDRHRAIPPSRVLFVGDSLASDIGFARASGYQTLLVLTGGTKLEDVQRLPKDHPQMPDYLADCLGQIAPNNPESSNPDSAHSV from the exons ATGAGTTCG ATTAAATATCTAAAGAATATGACGAAGAAGGAACGCGAGGAGTTCATTGACTcattcgatttggttttctgcGATTGCGATG GAGTTGTTTGGTATCCGCTGAGGGATTTCATACCCGGTTCCGCCGACGCATTGGCCCATTTGGCCCAACTTGGCAAGGATGTGACCTTCGTGACCAACAATAGCATCAGTTCGCTGAGGGAGCACATCGAGAAGTTCGAGAAACAGGGCCATCTTAAGATTGATGAG CATCAAGTCGTACATCCTGCGCAAACCATCTGCGATCACCTGAGCTCCATTAACTTCGAGGGACTCATCTACTGCATGGCCACTCCTCCGTTCAAGGAAGTCCTCGTGAATGCCGGCTTTCGTTTGACCGAAGAG AGTGGTCCGGGGATCATTACGAGCCTGAAGGATCTGCACGAGGCCATCTTCTCCGGCGAAGCGGTGGATGCGGTCATTATCGATGTGGACTTCAACCTGTCGGCGGCCAAGCTGATGCGCGCCCATGTTCAGCTCCAGAATCCACAGTGCCTCTTCCTCGCCGGAGCTGCCGATGCTTTGATTCCGTTTGGCAAGGGTGAAATCATAG GACCCGGGGCCTTTATCGATGTGGTGACCCAGGCGGTGGGTCGTCGGCCCATAGCTTTGGGCAAGCCAGGAGAGGATCTGCGCAAGCTACTGCTGGATCGCCATCGGGCAATCCCGCCCAGCCGCGTGCTCTTCGTGGGCGACAGCCTGGCCAGCGACATTGGATTCGCGCGCGCCAGTGGCTACCAGACGCTCCTCGTCCTCACCGGCGGCACGAAGCTGGAGGACGTCCAGCGACTGCCCAAAGACCATCCCCAGATGCCCGATTACCTGGCCGATTGCCTGGGTCAGATAGCACCCAATAATCCGGAGTCGAGTAACCCTGACTCGGCGCATTCAGTTTGA